In Lolium rigidum isolate FL_2022 chromosome 7, APGP_CSIRO_Lrig_0.1, whole genome shotgun sequence, the DNA window GACGCCGGAGCTTTCAGAAAACAGACGAACGGTAGAGCCAAGGCGTCCTGAAAGAGCCACTTGGAGTCTTGTTATAAGCGCGTATATGATACAACACGCCAAGCATTGGCGTCGATCACATTGCAGAACCAGACCTTTATATAAATCGAATGGCACATAGATGAATGCATCAGAGCATCTACCAATCATACACTGCACTGGAAACAACAGAGGGAGCTCAAGCCAAAGCGCAAAATGGCGGCGAGGAATGCCTTTCTCGCCCTCCTGCTCCTGCCCTTGCTGAGCTCGCCGCTGCTGTCGCGCGCCCAGGAATCGTCGTCCTTCCCCGTCAATGTCTGGCCCAAGCCGACGTCCATGTCGTGGGCAGAGCCTCTCATGGCCATGCCGGTGTCGTCGTCGTTCCGCATCGTCGGGCCGTCCGGGAACAACCCGTACCTCGTCCTGGCCACGCAGCGCTACACCGCGCTGCTCTTCACCGAGCGGTACCGGCCCATCGTCCGGCCGGCGGTGAATGTCACCGCCGCGGGGGACTCGATCCATAGCCTGACTTTGGTCGTGTCCGACCTATCCGCCCCGCTCCAGGACGGCGTGGACGAGTCCTACGTTCTGGAGATCCTCCCCACGGGCGCGGCCACCGTCACGGCGGCCACGGCGTGGGGCGCCATGCACGGGCTGGAGACCTTCTCACAGCTGTCGTGGAGGAGTGCCAGCGGGAAGCTGCTGGTGGCCGCCGGCGTGCGGGTGGAGGACCGGCCGCTGTACCAGCACCGTGGCCTGATGCTCGACACCGGGAGGACGTACTTCCCCGTCCTGGACATCCTAAGGACGATCGACGCCATGGCGTGGAACAAGATGAACGTGTTCCACTGGCACATCACCGACTCGCAGTCGTTCCCCATCGAGCTGCCCTCCGAGCCGCGGCTAGCGGAGATGGGAGCGTACGGCGAGGACATGAGGTACACCGTCGAGGACGTGACGCGCATCGTGGAGTTCGCCATGAGCCGCGGCGTCCGCGTCGTGCCGGAGATAGACGGGCCGGGTAAGCGCACTGACATGCCTGATCTGTTTCCGTTCTGGCCTTGTAAGCCATGTGCTAACACACGGCCCAGTTAGCTAATGGACTAATATCCTTTTCATTAGGTCACACGGCGTCGTGGGCCGGAGCGTACCCGGAGGCGGTGTCCTGCGCGGGCAAGTTTTGGCTGCCCGACGCAAACGACTGGGGCACCAGGCTGGCGGCCGAGCCAGGGTCCGGCCAGCTGAACCCGCTCAAGTCCAAGACGTACGAGGTGGTGGCCAACGTGATCAACGACATCACCACCCTCTTCCCGGACGGCTTCTACCACGCCGGCGCCGACGAGGTCACCCCGGGCTGCTGGCAGACGGACCCCTCCATCCAGGCCGACATCGACAACGGCGGCACCCTCAGCCAGCTCCTGGAGCGGTACGTCCGCGCGGTCCACCCGCACGTGGTGTCCAAGAACCGCACCGTCGTGTTCTGGGAGGACGTGCTGCTGGACGCCGCCGTCAACGTGAGCGCGTCGCTCATcccgccggccaccaccatcCTGCAGACATGGAACAACGGCTCCAACAACACCAAGCTCATCGTGCAGGCCGGGTACCGCGCCATCGTCTCCTCCGCCACCTTCTACTACCTCGACTGCGGCCACGGGGACTTCGTCGGTAACAACAGCGTCTACGATGATCAGCGGAGCGACTACGACACCCAGGGAGGGTCATGGTGCGGGCCCTTCAAGACCTGGCAGCGGGTCTACGACTACGACATCGTCCACGGGCTCACCGCCCAGGAGGCCAAGCTCGTCATCGGCGGCGAGGTGGCGCTCTGGACGGAGCAGGCCGACGCCACGGTCCTCGACGCCAGGCTCTGGCCACGCGCGTCCGCCATGGCGGAGGCGCTCTGGTCCGGCAACCGCGACGCGGCCGGCGTTAAGCGCTACGCGGAGGCGACGGACAGGCTCAACGACTGGAGGCACCGCATGGTGGGGAGAGGAGTCCGGGCGGAGCCCATCCAGCCGCTCTGGTGCCGGACGCGCCCCGGAATGTGCAACCTGGTTCGGTAAGGAACCGGCAAGAGCCCAACTCTGAGAGATGCTATCTCGCTTTCAGAATCATACAAGTCAAACTTAATTAAGTAAGCTGGGGTATGGGAATTGTTTTATATTACTATGATGAACTTTGTTGTTTCTTTTCGTCGTGTCATTGTGCGAGAGAATACTACCAGCAGTGCCATTTTCCCTCAATTTGTTCTTTCTTTCTAAATGTGAGGTGGACAGCATGTTTATATGTTATCCAATGCGGAGCTGTATCTTGAAAGCCGGCTTTTTCATGGGACCCATTCGCAAATCGCAAATGAATTGCTTGTACTGGTGCCTGATTTTATTAAAGTAAACATGTGATGATGTTAATGTCGAGTTGTCTGTGCCAATCAGCCACGGCCTTTTCTTCCGGAAATTTGTGCATTATCGCTTGATTGCCTATTAGTTGTGAACAATGGGAGCTTTCTTTGTTGTGACATGAGATGCTTTTCACACCGGCAcaacaatttttattttatttatttgggTGAAGTGGAATATGGGGATTTCCAAGCAGAAGTTGTCTACAAACTCACTCCGGCAATAACCATCGGATATTCTTATATTGTCAGTGAATTAAGATTTTTTGTTTTCAATGGTCATTGGTGTGGTGTTAGACTGGGAGTTGACAGAACAGAATCTAGCCGTACAATTTTCGTCATTAGCAATACTAGGAAATAGGATTATAGGCCTAGGGTTACCACCGGCGCACTAATATAGCGCTACTCCGGGCGGTAAAATAGGCGTACAATTTTGCTAGATGtaatctttttttctttcttaaaaAAATAAGGTTTGGTAGTAAAGGATTGCATGTGGGGTCAAAACTAAGAATGTTCAAGATATGTTGTCGGATGATGACAACATAGATGAAGAGTATAGAGATCTAAATGAACGCATTATGCAATTAGCTTCTCCACATTTAGTGTGAAGCCTaagttgttggataattaggcacaatttacatgattaattccagaatataaaacataatgACAGCAATTACTAacctgtgaaactcaaacatactagatgcattaatcaacatgagtagcagcagcacaaacggtaaagcatccatcgctaaatagatcgagatatgtcgcatgtACCGATCTGGTTGAGGTGGCGGtagaggtgtagcagacgatgtcgcagcagtaacgttgttgatgacaacgttgttgacgacagggacgacgggtcgaagtagacggcgttgaagacgacggtaggcagcaccgcccaacTTGGacagaaggcgacccgtgatgaagagcttgagcagtcgtgcttcccaaaaacctaattcgccctctcccgtacaggatcgcaaggacgagcggttccggagacctgctctcccgttcgccgatgcacgtcgccgcgcgggatggagtaggctacgatggcggcgcaagcagagagaggtggaaaccctaactcgtgtattagatatctttctgcggtagccggacaagagattatataggctcaggaaaccctagacgACGTGGGGCATGCCCACGTAGCgcgcacgtttcgagtcggttacagatagcccacgatccgggagcgacccgaaccgactagctgcgacgcgtccgtctaggactctattcgttttcctgaactgcaaaaagaaaggaaagtcgaggctcgaggctcaatccactcaccacgagcgcggcgagcgtcgagtcgagtcgagcgagcgaggaggaggaggagcgcgcgtgaaccactcctattcttactcacttactagtggtggaacaacccaccttataagatggtctaacttcctcccaactttccatgtgggactaaacttcccacctcttgccactccctagtgagttgCCAcccacttgggctcaaactcacaaggctgccactatgtgggctttgagatttatatggaaaactgaaatctaatttggtcaactaaaaatgggcccaatatttcaacaatcccccaccagatctcaaatcctcaTTTAGAtatttaccaatactcactgcttgtttatataccagtgtttcagcgaagattgttaagttgaacttcc includes these proteins:
- the LOC124670264 gene encoding beta-hexosaminidase 2-like translates to MAARNAFLALLLLPLLSSPLLSRAQESSSFPVNVWPKPTSMSWAEPLMAMPVSSSFRIVGPSGNNPYLVLATQRYTALLFTERYRPIVRPAVNVTAAGDSIHSLTLVVSDLSAPLQDGVDESYVLEILPTGAATVTAATAWGAMHGLETFSQLSWRSASGKLLVAAGVRVEDRPLYQHRGLMLDTGRTYFPVLDILRTIDAMAWNKMNVFHWHITDSQSFPIELPSEPRLAEMGAYGEDMRYTVEDVTRIVEFAMSRGVRVVPEIDGPGHTASWAGAYPEAVSCAGKFWLPDANDWGTRLAAEPGSGQLNPLKSKTYEVVANVINDITTLFPDGFYHAGADEVTPGCWQTDPSIQADIDNGGTLSQLLERYVRAAGYRAIVSSATFYYLDCGHGDFVGNNSVYDDQRSDYDTQGGSWCGPFKTWQRVYDYDIVHGLTAQEAKLVIGGEVALWTEQADATVLDARLWPRASAMAEALWSGNRDAAGVKRYAEATDRLNDWRHRMVGRGVRAEPIQPLWCRTRPGMCNLVR